A stretch of Vulpes lagopus strain Blue_001 chromosome 20, ASM1834538v1, whole genome shotgun sequence DNA encodes these proteins:
- the SON gene encoding protein SON isoform X3, with product MATNIEQIFRSFVVSKFREIQQELSSGRSEGQLNGETNTPNEGNQAGDAAASARSLPNEEIVQKIEEVLSGVLDTELRYKPDLKEASRKSRCVSVQTDPTDEIPTKKSKKHKKHKNKKKKKKKEKEKKYKRQPEESESKVKSHHDGNIDLESDSFLKFDSEPSAMALEHPVRAFGLSETSESPAVVLEPPVVSMEVSEPHTLETLKPATKTAELSVASTSVISVQSEQSVALTLEPSMTKILDSFTTAPVPTTTVVLKSPEPVVTMSMEYQMKPVLKSLETIPPEQSQIILEPPVAKGLESSETLVVSPEIPTEVHPEPSTSTVDFPESSATEGLPLPEQPIEVPSEIADSSMTRPQELLELPKTTALELPESSVASVMELPGPPATSKPELQGPPVTPVLELPGPSATPLPELPGPLSTPVPELLGPPATAVPELPGPSATSVPQLSQELPGLPAPSVGLEPPQEVPEPPVMAQELPGLPAVTAAVELPGQPAVTVAMELTEQPVTTSELEQPVGMTTVEHPGPPEVTTATGLLGQPEAAMVLELPGQPVATTALELPGQPSVTGVPELPGLPSATRALELSGQPVATGALELPGQLMATGALEFSGQSGAAGALELLGQPLATGVLELPGQPGAPELPGQPVATVALEISVQSVVTTELSTMTVSQSLEVPSTTALESYNTVAQELPTTLVGETSVTVGVDPLMAQESHMLASNTMETHMLASNTMDSQMLASNTMDSQMLASNTMDSQMLASSTMDSQMLATSSMDSQMLATSSMDSQMLATSSMDSQMLATSSMDSQMLATSSMDSQMLATSSMDSQMLATSSMDSQMLATSTMDSQMLATSTMDSQMLATSSMDSQMLASGTMDSQMLASGTMDAQMLASGTMDAQMLASSTQDSSMLGSKSPDPYRLAQDPYRLAQDPYRLGHDPYRLGHDAYRLGQDPYRLGHDPYRLTPDPYRMSPRPYRIAPRSYRIAPRPYRLAPRPLMLASRRSMMMSYAAERSMMSSYERSMMSYERSMMSPMAERSMMSAYERSMMSAYERSMMSPMAERSMMSAYERSMMSAYERSMMSPMADRSMMSMGADRSMMSSYSAADRSMMSSYSAADRSMMSSYTADRSMMSMAADSYTDSYTDTYTEAYMVPPLPPEEPPTMPPLPPEEPPMTPPLPPEEPPEGPALPTEQSALTAENTWPTEVPALPPEESVSLSEPSVSQSEMSEPSALPANYSVSASDPSVLASEAAVTVPEPPLEPESSVTATPVESAVVAEEHQIVPERAVTYMVSETPIMSAEPTVLTSEPSVMSETAETFDSMKASGHVASEVSLSLLEPAATNPEPSQNTLELPAMTVSELPAVAVPQPPTVTVPEPPTVAVLETPAVAIPDPIAVAVSDPVAVAVPEPPVEAVPETLALAESEHVTIPVPVSALEPTVPVLEPVVSVPQPNTVVSEPSVSVQESTVIISEPAVTVSEQTQVIPDEMVLESTPMILEPTVIKGVNILPGDQNLAPEIGIQEIPMHSDEEPHAEGHLKNDPYESENGTNIELNVNNHLVAKEMEQNTVSAASTGAVDEIGEGNILSISETKQCTVLDTCSSVSEADGGTLSSAGPLALEPDAMGTSKGIEFATESALSSVNKYDVEVSLTTQDTEHDMIISTSPSGGSEADIEGPLPAKDIHLDLPSNNFMSKDAEGPLPIKECDQTLAVALSPKESSGEDKEVTLPTKEILSDSGFSANIDDINEADLVRPLLPKDMERLTSLRAGIEGPLLASEVERDKSAASPVVISIPERASESSSEEKDDYEIFVKVKDTHEKSKKNKNRDKGEKEKKRDSSLRSRSKRSKSSEHKSRKRTSESRSRARKRSSKSKSHRSQTRSRSRSRRRRRSSRSRSKSRGRRSVSKEKRKRSPKHRSKSRERKRKRSSSRDNRKTVRARSRTPSRRSRSHTPSRRRRSRSVGRRSFSISPSRRSRTPSRRSRTPSRRSRTPSRRSRTPSRRSRTPSRRRRSRSVVRRRSFSISPVRLRRSRTPLRRRFSRSPIRRKRSRSSERGRSPKRLTDLNKAQLLEIAKANAAAMCAKAGVPLPPNLKPAPPPTIEEKVAKKSGGATIEELTEKCKQIAQSKEDDDVIVNKPHVSDEEEEEPPFYHHPFKLSEPKPIFFNLNIAAAKPTPPKSQVTLTKEFPVSSGSQHRKKEADSVYGEWVPVEKNGEENKDDDNVFSSNLPSEPVDISTAMSERALAQKRLSENAFDLEAMSMLNRAQERIDAWAQLNSIPGQFTGSTGVQVLTQEQLANTGAQAWIKKGQILVAVFLPRSVPALLFTTLLPPRPRISS from the exons ACCTGAAGGAGGCCTCCAGAAAAAGTAGATGTGTGTCTGTACAAACAGATCCTACTGATGAAATTCCCACCAAAAAGTCAAAGAAgcataaaaagcacaaaaataaaaagaagaaaaagaagaaagaaaaggaaaaaaagtataaaagacaGCCAGAAGAATCTGAGTCAAAGGTGAAATCACATCATGATGGGAACATAGATTTAGAATCAGATTCCTTTTTGAAGTTTGATTCTGAACCTTCAGCGATGGCACTGGAGCATCCTGTAAGAGCTTTTGGCCTTTCTGAGACCAGTGAATCTCCTGCAGTTGTGTTAGAGCCTCCTGTGGTGTCCATGGAGGTATCAGAGCCACACACCTTAGAAACTCTGAAGCCAGCTACAAAAACTGCAGAACTGTCAGTTGCATCAACATCAGTAATTTCAGTGCAGTCAGAGCAGTCTGTGGCACTCACGCTGGAACCATCCATGACAAAGATTCTGGATTCTTTTACAACGGCACCAGTGCCTACTACAACAGTAGTGCTAAAGTCACCTGAGCCAGTTGTAACAATGTCAATGGAGTATCAGATGAAGCCTGTGCTGAAATCTTTGGAGACCATACCTCCAGAGCAGTCACAGATCATATTAGAACCTCCAGTAGCAAAAGGGCTAGAGTCATCGGAAACCCTTGTGGTATCGCCTGAGATACCTACTGAGGTACATCCTGAGCCAAGCACATCAACAGTGGATTTTCCAGAGTCGTCTGCAACTGAAGGGCTCCCATTGCCAGAGCAGCCTATAGAAGTACCATCGGAGATTGCAGATTCATCCATGACAAGACCACAGGAGTTGCTGGAGCTGCCCAAGACCACGGCGTTGGAGCTGCCGGAGTCGTCGGTGGCCTCAGTGATGGAGTTGCCGGGGCCACCTGCGACCTCCAAGCCGGAGTTGCAGGGGCCCCCTGTGACTCCAGTGCTGGAGTTACCCGGGCCCTCTGCTACCCCATTGCCAGAGTTGCCAGGCCCCCTTTCTACCCCAGTGCCTGAGTTGCTAGGGCCCCCTGCGACAGCAGTGCCTGAGTTGCCGGGGCCCTCAGCGACATCAGTGCCACAGTTGTCGCAGGAATTGCCAGGGCTTCCAGCACCATCCGTGGGGTTGGAGCCACCACAGGAGGTACCAGAGCCACCTGTGATGGCACAGGAGTTGCCAGGGCTGCCTGCGGTGACAGCAGCAGTAGAGTTGCCAGGGCAGCCTGCGGTAACAGTAGCAATGGAGTTGACCGAACAACCTGTGACGACGTCAGAGTTGGAGCAGCCTGTGGGGATGACAACGGTGGAACATCCTGGGCCGCCTGAGGTGACAACGGCAACAGGGTTGCTGGGGCAGCCTGAGGCAGCAATGGTGCTGGAGTTGCCAGGACAGCCAGTGGCAACGACAGCGCTGGAGTTGCCAGGGCAGCCTTCGGTGACTGGGGTGCCAGAGTTGCCAGGGCTGCCTTCGGCAACTAGGGCACTGGAGTTGTCAGGGCAGCCTGTGGCAACTGGGGCACTGGAGTTGCCTGGGCAGCTCATGGCAACTGGGGCACTGGAGTTCTCGGGGCAGTCTGGGGCAGCTGGAGCACTGGAGCTTTTGGGGCAGCCTCTGGCAACAGGGGTGCTGGAGttgccagggcagcctggggcacCAGAGTTGCCTGGGCAGCCTGTGGCAACTGTGGCGCTGGAGATCTCTGTTCAGTCTGTGGTGACAACGGAGCTGTCAACGATGACCGTGTCGCAGTCCCTGGAGGTGCCCTCGACGACAGCGCTGGAGTCCTATAATACGGTAGCACAGGAGCTGCCTACTACATTAGTGGGGGAGACTTCTGTAACAGTAGGAGTGGATCCCTTGATGGCCCAGGAATCCCATATGTTAGCTTCTAACACCATGGAGACCCATATGTTAGCGTCCAACACCATGGATTCCCAAATGCTAGCGTCCAACACCATGGATTCCCAGATGCTAGCGTCCAACACTATGGATTCCCAGATGTTAGCCTCTAGCACCATGGACTCCCAGATGTTAGCAACTAGCTCCATGGACTCCCAGATGTTAGCAACTAGCTCCATGGACTCCCAGATGTTAGCAACCAGCTCCATGGACTCTCAGATGTTAGCAACCAGCTCCATGGACTCCCAGATGTTAGCAACCAGTTCCATGGACTCTCAGATGTTAGCAACCAGTTCCATGGACTCCCAGATGTTAGCAACCAGCTCCATGGACTCCCAGATGTTAGCAACCAGCACCATGGATTCCCAGATGTTAGCAACCAGCACTATGGACTCCCAGATGTTAGCTACTAGCTCTATGGATTCTCAGATGTTAGCATCAGGCACTATGGACTCTCAAATGTTAGCCTCCGGCACCATGGATGCTCAGATGTTGGCATCAGGTACCATGGATGCCCAGATGTTAGCATCTAGTACCCAAGATTCTTCTATGTTGGGTTCAAAATCTCCCGATCCCTACAGGTTAGCTCAGGATCCTTACAGGTTAGCTCAGGATCCCTATAGGTTAGGTCATGACCCTTACAGATTAGGTCATGATGCTTACAGATTAGGGCAAGATCCCTATAGATTAGGCCATGATCCCTACAGACTAACTCCTGATCCCTATAGGATGTCACCTAGACCCTATAGGATAGCACCCAGGTCTTATAGAATAGCCCCCAGGCCATATAGGTTAGCACCAAGACCCCTGATGTTGGCATCTAGACGTTCTATGATGATGTCCTATGCTGCAGAACGTTCCATGATGTCATCTTACGAACGCTCCATGATGTCCTATGAGCGGTCTATGATGTCCCCTATGGCTGAGCGCTCTATGATGTCAGCTTATGAGCGCTCTATGATGTCAGCCTATGAGCGCTCTATGATGTCCCCTATGGCTGAGCGCTCTATGATGTCTGCTTACGAACGCTCTATGATGTCAGCTTACGAGCGCTCCATGATGTCCCCAATGGCTGACCGATCTATGATGTCCATGGGTGCCGACCGGTCTATGATGTCGTCATACTCTGCTGCTGACCGGTCTATGATGTCATCGTACTCTGCAGCTGACCGATCTATGATGTCATCTTACACTGCTGATCGTTCAATGATGTCTATGGCAGCTGATTCTTACACCGATTCTTATACTGATACATACACGGAGGCATATATGGTGCCACCTTTGCCTCCTGAAGAGCCTCCAACAATGCCACCATTACCACCTGAGGAGCCACCAATGACACCACCATTGCCTCCTGAGGAACCACCAGAGGGTCCAGCATTACCTACTGAGCAGTCAGCATTAACCGCTGAAAATACTTGGCCTACTGAGGTGCCAGCATTACCTCCTGAAGAGTCTGTGTCGCTGTCTGAACCTTCTGTGAGTCAAAGTGAGATGTCAGAGCCTTCGGCATTGCCTGCTAATTATTCAGTGTCAGCATCAGATCCTTCAGTGTTAGCATCAGAGGCTGCTGTGACTGTTCCAGAACCACCGTTAGAGCCAGAGTCTTCGGTTACAGCAACACCTGTAGAGTCTGCTGTAGTAGCAGAAGAACATCAAATTGTTCCAGAGAGAGCAGTGACTTACATGGTATCTGAAACTCCCATAATGTCAGCTGAACCAACTGTATTAACATCAGAGCCTTCAGTTATGTCTGAGACAGCAGAAACTTTTGATTCCATGAAAGCTTCAGGACATGTTGCCTCAgaggtatctctctctctcctggagcCAGCTGCAACTAATCCGGAGCCATCACAGAACACTCTAGAGCTGCCAGCCATGACTGTTTCAGAGCTACCAGCTGTGGCTGTTCCACAGCCACCAACTGTGACTGTTCCAGAGCCCCCAACTGTGGCTGTCTTGGAGACCCCAGCTGTGGCTATCCCAGATCCAATAGCTGTGGCTGTCTCTGACCCAGTAGCTGTGGCTGTTCCAGAACCACCTGTTGAAGCTGTCCCAGAGACCTTGGCCTTGGCTGAATCAGAGCATGTTACCATTCCTGTGCCAGTTTCTGCCCTGGAGCCTACTGTGCCTGTACTGGAACCAGTAGTGTCAGTCCCTCAACCTAATACAGTTGTATCAGAACCATCTGTTTCTGTCCAAGAATCCACTGTGATAATTTCAGAGCCTGCTGTCACTGTCTCAGAACAGACCCAAGTAATACCAGATGAGATGGTTTTAGAGTCTACACCAATGATACTGGAGCCGACTGTTATAAAAGGAGTGAATATATTACCTGGGGATCAAAATCTTGCTCCAGAGATTGGCATACAGGAGATTCCCATGCATTCAGATGAAGAGCCACATGCTGAAGGACACCTGAAGAATGACCCTTATGAAAGTGAAAATGGTACAAATATAGAACTTAATGTAAATAATCACTTAGTTGCTAAAGAGATGGAACAAAATACAGTGTCTGCTGCCAGCACTGGTGCTGTTGATGAAATTGGTGAAGGGAATATTTTGTCCATCAGTGAGACTAAACAATGCACAGTATTGGATACCTGCTCTAGTGTTAGTGAAGCTGATGGAGGAACTCTATCTTCTGCTGGTCCCCTTGCTCTTGAACCTGATGCAATGGGAACTAGTAAGGGTATTGAATTTGCCACAGAATCTGCTCTCAGTTCAGTTAATAAATATGATGTTGAAGTATCCTTAACTACTCAAGATACTGAACATGACATGATAATTTCCACTAGTCCTAGTGGTGGTAGTGAAGCTGACATAGAGGGACCTTTGCCTGCTAAGGACATTCATCTTGATTTACCATCAAATAACTTTATGAGTAAGGATGCAGAAGGACCATTGCCTATAAAAGAGTGTGACCAGACATTGGCAGTTGCTCTCAGTCCTAAAGAAAGTAGTGGAGAAGATAAAGAAGTGACTCTCCCTACTAAAGAGATACTGTCGGATTCAGGATTTTCTGCTAATATTGATGATATTAATGAAGCAGATTTAGTGAGACCATTACTTCCTAAGGATATGGAACGTCTTACAAGCCTTAGAGCTGGTATTGAAGGACCTTTACTTGCAAGTGAGGTTGAACGTGACAAATCTGCTGCCAGTCCGGTTGTAATCAGTATACCAGAGAGAGCTTCAGAGTCTTCCTCAGAGGAAAAAGATGATTATGAAATTTTTGTAAAAGTTAAGGACACACatgagaaaagtaagaaaaacaagaaccgggacaaaggtgagaaagagaagaaaagagactcTTCATTAAGATCTCGAAGTAAGCGTTCCAAGTCTTCTGAACATAAATCACGCAAGCGTACCAGCGAATCTCGTTCTAGGGCAAGGAAGAGATCATCTAAGTCCAAGTCTCATCGTTCTCAAACACGTTCAAGGTCCCGTTCAAGacgcaggaggaggagcagcagatcAAGGTCAAAGTCCAGAGGAAGGCGCTCTGTATCAAAAGAGAAGCGTAAAAGATCTCCAAAGCACAGGTCGAAgtccagggaaagaaaaagaaaaagatcaagttCTAGGGATAACCGGAAAACAGTTAGAGCTCGCAGTCGCACCCCAAGTCGTCGGAGTCGGAGTCACACTCCCAGTCGCCGAAGAAGATCTAGatctgtggggaggaggagcttTAGTATTTCCCCGAGTCGCCGGAGCCGCACCCCGAGCCGCCGAAGCCGCACCCCGAGCCGCCGGAGCCGAACCCCAAGCCGCCGGAGCCGTACCCCGAGCCGCCGAAGCCGCACCCCGAGCCGCCGGAGAAGATCAAGGTCTGTGGTAAGGAGACGAAGCTTTAGTATCTCACCAGTAAGATTAAGGAGATCACGAACACCCTTGAGAAGAAGGTTCAGCAGATCTCCCATCCGTCGTAAACGATCCAGGTCTTCTGAAAGAGGCAGATCACCTAAACGTCTGACAGATTTGA aTAAGGCTCAATTACTTGAAATAGCCAAAGCTAATGCAGCTGCCATGTGTGCTAAGGCTGGTGTTCCTTTACCGCCAAACCTAAAGCCTGCACCTCCACCCACAATAGAAGAGAAAGTTGCTAAAAAATCAGGAGGAGCTACTATAGAAGAACTAACTGAG aaatgcaaacAGATCGCACAGAGTAAAGAAGATGATGATGTAATAGTGAATAAGCCTCATGTTTcggatgaagaggaagaagaacctCCTTTTTATCATCATCCCTTTAAACTCAGTGAACCCAAACCCATTTTTTTCAATCTGAAT ATTGCTGCAGCAAAGCCAACTCCACCAAAAAGCCAGGTAACATTAACAAAAGAATTTCCTGTGTCATCTGGATCTCAACATcgaaaaaaagaagcagatagTGTTTATGGAGAGTGGGTTCCTGTAGAGAAAAAtggtgaagaaaacaaagatgatgaTAATGTTTTCAGCAGCAATTTGCCCTCTGAG